A genomic region of Colletes latitarsis isolate SP2378_abdomen chromosome 7, iyColLati1, whole genome shotgun sequence contains the following coding sequences:
- the LOC143343532 gene encoding uncharacterized protein LOC143343532 yields the protein MNQKSSTCNVKLCSSNDVPTSSEVRVCLGPSLAEIFFEYSHDDTKKLLDLITPQTTLKPCFTIPVDDHLQDDILPLTNDEVIKANAHTNILKIGGKLLECFQEQVQKELREKIEKQSQVKFYMYQAKKRREAELKALELHAKYKDYMKTVQHELQEQLDIEWANAATECTKNIQKSVVQERMNVTHDMMQKMRTEVSYVVQSLYQEFEESFRAQRENIIADFNGIMRETHIKLNAEKKEFETKVGRELHTQKNQLQMQNTVNIIHVLCLERIRFYREKHTIHKYFQKQITGLHELISRLNNVITVTREEIINCHVEKKLLEEQICDVTRQFQKFINFMFNAVPGQAEYLLPLELRLAVSDKDKKEKSSK from the exons atga ATCAAAAATCATCGACGTGTAATGTAAAACTGTGTTCGAGTAACGATGTACCAACTTCGTCAGAAGTTCGTGTTTGTCTAGGCCCAtctttggcagaaatatttttcgaatacagTCACGATGACACGAAAAAGCTTCTGGACTTGATTACGCCGCAAACAACGCTAAAACCCTGTTTTACAATTCCAGTCGATGATCATTTACAGGACGATATATTACCGCTAACCAACGATGAAGTCATTAAAGCAAACGCGCATACAAATATATTGA AAATAGGTGGAAAACTCCTAGAATGCTTCCAGGAACAAGTTCAAAAGGAGTTACgcgaaaaaatagaaaaacaatCGCAAGTAAAATTTTACATGTATCAGGCGAAAAAAAGGAGAGAAGCTGAGCTCAAGGCGCTGGAGTTACACGCAAAATACAAAGATTACATGAAAACCGTTCAACATGAGTTACAGGAACAACTCGAT ATCGAATGGGCGAACGCTGCTACAGAATGCACCAAAAATATCCAAAAATCAGTAGTCCAAGAGCGAATGAACGTAACTCACGATATGATGCAAAAAATGCGGACCGAAGTCTCTTACGTTGTACAGTCATTATACCAAGAATTCGAGGAATCTTTTCGTGCTCAAAGAGAAAACATAATCGCTGATTTCAATGGAATTATGAG GGAAACGCACATAAAATTAAACGCGGAGAAAAAagaattcgaaacgaaagttggcAGAGAATTGCATACTCAAAAGAACCAGCTTCAAATGCAAAACACCGTAAATATAATACATGTCCTCTGTTTGGAACGAATACGATTTTATAGAGAAAAGCATACCATACACAAGTACTTTCAG AAACAAATTACTGGATTGCACGAACTGATTTCCCGATTGAACAATGTTATAACCGTGACGAGGGAAGAGATTATTAACTGTCATGTGGAAAAAAAATTACTGGAAGAACAAATTTGTGATGTTACTAGGCAGTTTCAGAAATTCATAAATTTCATGTTTAATGCTGTGCCGGGACAAGCAGAATATTTGCTACCTCTAGAATTACGATTGGCTGTTTCAGATaaggataaaaaagaaaaaagtagtaaatag